From a single Jatrophihabitans sp. genomic region:
- a CDS encoding MFS transporter, which produces MAHRHSTPERCHHGKPTQPAPRRGVVMHAKPAAEPLAVDTATHPIHARHVDADGHGPAATHADASAQHADAHHGGTDTDNGPRKSWVVLALALAAQILVVLDISVVNTALPTIGRDLGLDGSDMQWVVTAYLMMSGGGLLFGGRIADLLSRKWVFLTGLAVFTIASIASGFAGSATELVTARAAQGLSAALMTPAALSIIMTTYSGAQRRTGLALWGAVGSLGVAAGVLLGGALTTWAGWQTIFWINAPIGAVALLAGLKVIPAVRTPRVSLNQLDLAGAATVIGSLVALVYALGATEQHGWLSPRVIVAAAASTLLAVAFIRMERRAANPLVPPHTWKVKSLVSGTTVMLGVTGILVGAVFLTSIFVQTVMGYSAIRAGLAFVPFALAITVGTVLAKHALAHGAPRTIAAIGLLLVAGGAALLAQASTGASFATDVLPAMAVIGLGVGITFVPVSVTAMGGIPPQHAGMASGFLMTGHEVGAALGVAVISAVASTAGSLSSVTGVVDGFARGFLAAAGIAAVMAVFAYLRMPAGRAEGTAMHMHH; this is translated from the coding sequence ATGGCACACCGCCACAGCACACCCGAGCGGTGCCACCACGGGAAACCGACCCAGCCAGCACCTCGCCGAGGAGTAGTCATGCACGCTAAGCCCGCCGCCGAACCGCTCGCGGTCGACACCGCCACGCACCCCATCCACGCACGCCACGTCGACGCCGACGGTCACGGGCCTGCCGCAACCCACGCTGATGCCTCCGCCCAGCACGCAGATGCACACCACGGCGGCACGGACACCGACAACGGGCCGCGCAAGTCCTGGGTCGTCCTGGCCCTTGCCCTCGCCGCGCAGATCCTCGTCGTCTTGGACATCTCTGTGGTCAACACCGCCCTACCGACCATCGGGCGCGACCTCGGTCTGGACGGGTCAGACATGCAGTGGGTCGTCACCGCCTACCTGATGATGTCCGGAGGAGGGCTGCTGTTCGGCGGCCGCATCGCCGACCTGCTCTCCCGCAAATGGGTGTTCCTGACCGGCTTGGCTGTGTTCACCATCGCCTCCATCGCCAGCGGGTTCGCCGGCAGCGCGACCGAGCTCGTCACCGCCCGCGCCGCCCAAGGGCTGTCCGCCGCCCTGATGACCCCAGCCGCACTGTCCATCATCATGACCACCTACTCCGGCGCACAGCGGCGCACCGGCCTCGCCCTGTGGGGTGCCGTCGGCTCTCTCGGCGTCGCCGCCGGCGTCCTGCTCGGCGGCGCCCTGACCACCTGGGCCGGCTGGCAGACCATCTTCTGGATCAACGCTCCCATCGGCGCCGTCGCGCTCCTGGCCGGACTCAAGGTCATTCCCGCCGTGAGGACGCCGCGGGTCTCGCTGAACCAGCTCGACCTAGCCGGCGCCGCCACCGTCATCGGCAGCCTCGTCGCCCTCGTCTACGCCCTCGGCGCCACCGAACAGCACGGGTGGCTATCGCCGCGAGTCATCGTCGCCGCGGCCGCCTCCACACTGCTCGCCGTCGCGTTCATCCGCATGGAGCGTCGCGCCGCGAACCCGCTCGTCCCGCCGCACACGTGGAAGGTGAAGTCGCTCGTCTCCGGCACGACCGTCATGCTCGGCGTCACCGGCATCCTCGTCGGCGCCGTCTTCCTCACCTCCATCTTCGTCCAGACCGTGATGGGGTACTCCGCCATCCGCGCCGGCCTCGCATTCGTCCCGTTCGCTCTGGCCATCACCGTCGGCACCGTCCTGGCCAAGCACGCCCTCGCCCATGGCGCACCGCGCACCATCGCCGCGATCGGCCTGCTCCTGGTTGCCGGCGGCGCGGCCCTCCTCGCTCAGGCATCCACGGGGGCGAGCTTCGCCACCGACGTCCTTCCGGCAATGGCCGTCATCGGCCTGGGCGTGGGCATCACCTTCGTCCCGGTCTCGGTGACCGCGATGGGCGGCATCCCGCCGCAGCACGCTGGAATGGCCTCCGGCTTCCTCATGACAGGACACGAGGTCGGCGCCGCCCTCGGCGTCGCCGTCATCTCGGCGGTCGCCAGCACGGCCGGGAGCCTGTCCAGCGTGACCGGCGTCGTCGACGGGTTCGCCCGCGGGTTCCTCGCCGCCGCCGGCATCGCCGCCGTGATGGCTGTGTTCGCGTACCTGCGGATGCCGGCCGGCCGAGCCGAAGGCACCGCGATGCACATGCACCACTGA
- a CDS encoding AAA family ATPase, producing the protein MLHGRERERAQLGALVEQARAGTAGVLVVLGEPGVGKTALLHDLITSPQQAAAGGGAGVLRTAGVESESPLPYAALHRLLRPAANFDRLPAPQARALRVAFGLEDGPPIEPFLVGVATLSVLTEAADVGGLLLCVVDDAQWLDSASADALLFAARQLSADPVAMVFAARTGEAGAAAFNPAGLPVLQLGGLDDDAARQLLDERSGDRLPSEVADRLVSDTGGNPLALLELPSGLSPAQLHGEAPLPQQLALTTGVERAFLDRCRRLDEQVQTLLLVAAADATGRAGTVRQAAGVLGVQEPAWQDAERSGLLTLTGDVVAVRHPLVRSAVYQAATTFERRQVHRALADAVGPDDPDRATWHRAAAIEGPDADIADALHEVAVRAEQRGGHVAAADAYERTASLTANEPARAARLFGAARTAWAAGQAVRARALASSARELAADPLLRADIDRLRARIEVNVGSAVNAHRIFTVAARTVADFDAGRSLEMACAAALNRTYGSDSGAALTAGVLTRLLAQTDADTQRTACLRLLLGTLTASAEGDWARAAATLEDALEAGRHVEDLDVMGNLGNAALHLGHDEGARFYYCAMVSTAREHGAGMVVLYALERLAFAQLPAGAWTAMRSSVDEALTLARSVGQPTLTAAPLASLTLLAALTGSNDFDRHLAEVEDIVARHPLGILTDPVHDVTRWAKGARAAAEGDAPAALHHMSGMRVPALHRMATVDRIEAAVRAGDREQAVAWVAELTPFAAATNHPWALAALDLGRALTAADPADAAAAFERAVGHYQHACRPYDLARAQLAYGEFLRRANRRVDARTHLRSALETFTDLAVAPLIARAEQELRASGETARKRDPSTLLNLTPMERKVAQLVSTGLSNKDVAAQCWVSPRTVAFHLRNVFAKVGVSSRTELAQLDLS; encoded by the coding sequence GTGCTACACGGCCGTGAGCGGGAACGCGCGCAGCTTGGCGCCCTGGTGGAGCAAGCGCGCGCCGGAACCGCTGGTGTGCTGGTTGTGCTGGGAGAGCCCGGCGTGGGCAAGACCGCACTCCTTCACGACCTGATCACCTCCCCACAGCAGGCTGCGGCGGGCGGAGGCGCAGGCGTCCTTCGCACTGCCGGTGTGGAGTCCGAGTCACCGCTGCCCTACGCCGCGCTGCACCGCCTCCTGCGTCCCGCAGCGAACTTCGACCGGCTGCCAGCCCCACAAGCGCGTGCGTTGCGGGTCGCGTTCGGCCTTGAGGACGGTCCCCCCATTGAGCCGTTCCTGGTCGGGGTCGCGACCCTGTCTGTGCTGACCGAGGCAGCCGACGTAGGCGGACTCCTGTTGTGCGTGGTGGACGACGCGCAGTGGCTGGACTCGGCATCCGCGGACGCGTTGCTGTTCGCCGCCCGCCAGTTGTCCGCAGACCCCGTCGCCATGGTCTTCGCCGCCCGCACCGGCGAGGCCGGAGCGGCAGCGTTCAACCCGGCAGGGCTTCCCGTGCTGCAGCTCGGCGGCCTGGATGACGACGCAGCCCGTCAACTCCTCGATGAGCGCAGCGGTGACCGGCTGCCCAGTGAGGTCGCCGACCGGCTTGTGAGCGACACCGGTGGGAACCCCCTGGCCCTGCTGGAACTGCCGAGTGGGCTGAGTCCTGCCCAGCTGCACGGCGAGGCGCCGTTGCCACAACAGTTGGCGTTGACCACCGGGGTCGAGCGCGCGTTCTTGGACAGGTGCAGACGGCTCGACGAACAGGTGCAGACGCTGCTCCTGGTCGCGGCAGCCGATGCCACCGGCAGGGCGGGCACCGTGCGCCAGGCAGCCGGCGTTCTGGGCGTGCAGGAGCCCGCATGGCAGGACGCCGAACGGTCCGGCCTGCTGACTCTCACCGGTGATGTCGTCGCAGTCCGGCACCCCCTGGTCCGGTCCGCGGTGTACCAGGCCGCCACCACCTTCGAACGGCGCCAGGTGCATCGCGCGTTGGCGGACGCGGTCGGACCAGACGACCCGGACCGGGCGACGTGGCACCGCGCCGCCGCAATCGAGGGACCCGACGCCGACATCGCGGACGCTCTGCACGAGGTAGCCGTTCGCGCCGAACAGCGCGGCGGGCACGTCGCCGCAGCCGACGCCTACGAACGAACCGCTTCCCTGACGGCGAACGAGCCAGCCCGTGCGGCACGACTGTTCGGGGCTGCGCGCACCGCGTGGGCGGCCGGGCAGGCAGTACGCGCCCGAGCGCTGGCCAGCTCAGCCCGTGAGCTGGCTGCCGACCCGTTGCTACGAGCCGACATCGACCGGCTCCGGGCTCGCATCGAGGTCAACGTGGGCTCCGCCGTCAACGCCCACCGGATCTTCACCGTGGCGGCGCGAACTGTCGCCGACTTCGATGCCGGCCGGTCGTTGGAGATGGCATGCGCGGCCGCCCTGAACCGAACCTACGGCAGCGACAGCGGAGCCGCCCTGACCGCTGGGGTGCTGACGCGCCTGCTGGCCCAGACCGACGCTGACACCCAGCGCACCGCTTGCCTGCGGCTGCTGCTGGGCACGCTGACCGCCTCTGCCGAAGGTGATTGGGCTCGCGCCGCCGCCACCCTTGAGGACGCGCTGGAGGCCGGACGCCACGTCGAGGACCTGGACGTGATGGGAAACCTCGGCAACGCCGCCCTCCACCTGGGCCACGACGAGGGCGCCCGGTTCTACTACTGCGCCATGGTGTCCACCGCCCGCGAACACGGGGCCGGCATGGTCGTTCTCTACGCGCTGGAACGGCTCGCGTTCGCCCAGCTCCCCGCTGGTGCGTGGACCGCCATGCGAAGCTCCGTCGACGAAGCCCTGACCTTGGCGCGCAGCGTCGGCCAGCCCACCCTGACCGCGGCGCCCCTGGCATCGCTAACCCTCCTGGCTGCTCTAACCGGCAGCAACGACTTCGACCGCCACCTGGCAGAGGTCGAAGACATCGTGGCCAGGCACCCGCTGGGGATTCTGACCGACCCCGTCCACGACGTGACCCGATGGGCCAAAGGCGCCCGTGCCGCCGCCGAAGGGGACGCCCCCGCGGCGCTGCACCACATGTCCGGGATGCGAGTCCCCGCTCTGCATCGGATGGCGACAGTCGACCGCATCGAAGCAGCCGTCCGCGCCGGAGACAGAGAGCAGGCCGTGGCCTGGGTCGCGGAGCTCACCCCGTTCGCGGCCGCGACCAACCACCCGTGGGCGCTGGCCGCCCTCGACCTGGGCCGGGCCTTGACGGCGGCAGACCCGGCCGACGCGGCTGCGGCATTCGAGCGGGCGGTGGGCCACTACCAGCACGCCTGCCGCCCCTACGACCTGGCGCGGGCCCAGCTCGCCTACGGAGAGTTCCTGCGCCGCGCCAACCGCCGCGTCGACGCCCGCACCCACCTGCGGTCGGCGCTGGAGACGTTCACCGACCTGGCCGTCGCCCCCCTCATCGCCCGCGCCGAACAAGAACTGCGAGCTTCCGGGGAGACCGCCCGTAAGCGCGACCCGTCCACCCTGTTGAACCTGACGCCGATGGAACGCAAGGTCGCCCAGCTGGTCAGCACCGGGTTGTCGAACAAGGACGTCGCCGCCCAGTGCTGGGTGTCCCCACGAACGGTGGCGTTCCACCTGCGGAACGTGTTTGCCAAGGTCGGAGTCAGCTCGCGGACCGAACTCGCCCAGCTCGACCTCAGCTGA
- a CDS encoding endonuclease/exonuclease/phosphatase family protein, which produces MTSRNDTPTPTEPRLRVLQLNVYGLADPWPQRREILRQGLRRMDADLVTLVETVVTDDVDQARDLLGPEYTIWHQRDRAADGTGLTLASRLPMSEVRELDLVSIGRPARFPVAAMIAEVTASEPIGTVLFVGYTPAWQRDYEYEREVQALTTARELEKLAARGDRHVVVAGDFNGSPESASVRFWTGMQSLDQTSVMYRDAWTAVHGTADGHTFDPRNELVRTGDTPLELGRRLDYVMVRAADRDPTLRVLSCAVVFDEPVRGIWASDHFGVLAELAPHPDRDGTLL; this is translated from the coding sequence GTGACGTCAAGGAACGACACGCCGACGCCGACGGAGCCACGCCTCCGCGTTCTGCAACTCAACGTCTACGGGCTGGCCGACCCCTGGCCCCAGCGCCGAGAGATCCTGCGGCAGGGATTGCGCAGGATGGATGCCGATCTCGTGACGCTGGTGGAGACCGTGGTGACCGACGACGTCGACCAGGCTCGAGACCTGCTGGGGCCGGAGTACACGATCTGGCACCAGCGCGATCGGGCCGCCGACGGAACCGGATTGACGCTGGCCAGCCGGTTGCCGATGAGCGAGGTCCGCGAACTCGATCTGGTCAGCATCGGCCGTCCGGCCCGGTTCCCGGTGGCGGCGATGATCGCGGAGGTAACGGCGTCGGAGCCGATCGGCACGGTGCTGTTCGTCGGCTACACCCCGGCATGGCAGCGCGACTACGAATACGAACGCGAGGTCCAAGCCCTTACCACCGCGCGGGAGTTGGAGAAGCTTGCCGCCCGCGGTGATCGACATGTTGTTGTGGCGGGTGACTTCAACGGGAGCCCCGAGTCGGCCAGCGTGCGATTTTGGACGGGCATGCAATCGCTCGACCAGACCAGCGTCATGTACCGGGACGCCTGGACTGCCGTGCACGGAACCGCTGACGGGCACACCTTCGACCCGCGCAACGAACTCGTCCGGACCGGCGACACGCCGCTCGAGCTAGGCCGACGGCTGGACTATGTGATGGTTCGGGCCGCCGACCGAGACCCGACCCTGCGGGTGCTCAGCTGCGCCGTGGTCTTTGACGAGCCGGTCCGCGGTATCTGGGCCAGTGATCACTTCGGCGTGCTCGCCGAACTGGCGCCGCATCCTGATCGGGACGGCACTTTGCTGTGA
- a CDS encoding globin domain-containing protein: MTLTATARPAVQLLSPRSEAVIAATAGLVAAHAEQITARFYPRMFAERPELLRVFSLSNQATGEQSRALAASVVAYAVQLIDPSAPSFAHVMTRIAHKHTSLGIRPEQYTIVGHHLLAAVGEVLGDAVTAEVADAWSEVYWLFATQLIAEESRLYARAGVDPSTPTRPFRVARRIEETDNVVSLVLEPADGAPVPDIEPGQYVSLFVDLPGGDRQPRQYTVSSTAVGTRLQVTIRKVLGTGGAPDGRVSSYLHDHVVAGDVVDVSAPAGDLVVPSSDSPLLLATAGAGITTVLPIVEHIARTQPQRPVIVAHADRTASDHALRETVLHAGSQIDDFTHYTWYESVDIDDHRSQAGLMDLGAVPLPDNVHAFTCGPLPFMRQVRTTLLNRGIPSDHIRYEVFGPDLWAAQ; this comes from the coding sequence ATGACCCTGACCGCGACCGCCCGCCCCGCCGTCCAGCTACTGTCCCCGAGATCGGAGGCCGTCATCGCCGCGACCGCCGGCCTGGTCGCTGCGCACGCGGAGCAGATCACCGCCCGCTTCTACCCGCGCATGTTCGCCGAGCGCCCAGAACTGCTGCGAGTATTTAGCCTGTCCAATCAGGCGACCGGTGAGCAAAGCCGTGCGCTCGCCGCGTCTGTGGTGGCCTACGCGGTTCAGCTCATCGACCCGTCCGCACCGTCGTTCGCCCACGTCATGACGCGCATCGCGCACAAGCACACCTCGTTGGGTATTCGGCCCGAGCAGTACACGATCGTCGGACATCACCTGCTCGCTGCGGTCGGTGAAGTGCTCGGCGACGCTGTGACCGCCGAAGTCGCCGACGCGTGGAGCGAGGTGTATTGGTTGTTCGCCACCCAGCTGATTGCCGAGGAGTCGCGGCTCTATGCCCGGGCGGGGGTCGACCCGAGCACACCGACCCGCCCCTTCCGGGTGGCGCGACGCATCGAGGAGACCGACAACGTTGTGTCACTCGTACTCGAACCGGCCGATGGCGCGCCGGTCCCCGACATCGAGCCGGGCCAGTACGTCTCGCTGTTCGTCGACCTGCCCGGCGGTGACCGCCAGCCCCGGCAATACACGGTGTCTTCTACCGCGGTCGGTACTCGCCTTCAGGTCACCATCCGTAAGGTCCTCGGGACCGGTGGGGCGCCGGACGGTCGCGTCTCGTCCTACCTGCACGACCACGTCGTTGCCGGGGACGTCGTTGATGTCAGCGCTCCCGCCGGTGACCTCGTCGTGCCATCCTCAGATTCACCGCTTCTGCTCGCCACCGCCGGCGCCGGCATCACCACCGTGCTCCCCATCGTCGAGCACATCGCGCGGACCCAGCCTCAGCGACCAGTGATCGTCGCTCACGCCGACCGGACGGCCAGCGACCACGCCCTTCGAGAGACGGTGCTGCACGCCGGAAGTCAGATCGACGACTTCACCCACTACACCTGGTACGAAAGCGTTGACATCGACGACCACCGCTCCCAAGCCGGGCTCATGGACCTCGGCGCCGTGCCGCTCCCCGATAACGTCCACGCATTCACCTGCGGCCCCCTGCCGTTCATGCGCCAAGTCCGGACCACGTTGCTCAACAGAGGCATTCCCTCTGACCACATCCGCTATGAAGTCTTCGGGCCTGACCTGTGGGCAGCGCAGTAG
- a CDS encoding TauD/TfdA family dioxygenase, giving the protein MRNLLDLPIADSITYQVSDIEVADLLAGRRTATLEQRVHELATAHLDGEPGVFLLTSMADLTVDEAGTVSLAVSQLLGRPLSQDGHGALLRQVMDRGLRLGEGATGRYSDSRDGGNLHTDGPHYPSPVPDCFALFCLHQARTGGELRIVHAEVLLERLPVWVIEELRHEFHFDRRDADADPPTVARPILSLAPLRICYLREYVEIGHRHPHVPALTPRQVAALDALDALLDDPEVQSSIRLEPGQLIVINNRSLLHGRTAFVDAPDGGPRRLMLRTWIQRTERAGEAAM; this is encoded by the coding sequence ATGAGAAATCTGCTGGACCTGCCGATCGCGGACTCGATCACGTACCAGGTGTCAGACATCGAGGTGGCCGACCTGCTGGCCGGCCGCCGGACGGCTACGCTGGAACAGCGGGTGCACGAGCTGGCCACCGCGCACTTGGACGGCGAGCCGGGCGTCTTCTTGCTGACGAGCATGGCCGACCTAACCGTGGACGAAGCCGGCACGGTGAGCCTGGCCGTGAGCCAGCTACTCGGACGTCCGCTGTCCCAGGATGGCCACGGCGCATTGCTGCGTCAGGTCATGGACCGAGGGTTGCGGCTGGGCGAGGGCGCCACCGGGCGCTATTCCGACTCCCGGGATGGCGGCAACCTGCATACCGACGGGCCGCACTACCCGTCACCGGTGCCGGACTGCTTCGCATTGTTCTGCTTGCATCAGGCCAGGACTGGAGGGGAACTGCGCATCGTGCATGCCGAGGTGCTGTTGGAACGGCTACCCGTCTGGGTCATCGAGGAGCTGCGACATGAGTTCCACTTCGACCGGCGCGACGCTGATGCCGATCCGCCCACCGTCGCACGCCCGATCCTCTCGCTGGCGCCATTGCGGATTTGCTATCTCCGCGAGTACGTCGAGATCGGCCATCGACACCCACACGTTCCGGCGCTGACGCCGCGCCAGGTCGCGGCGCTGGACGCGCTGGACGCGCTGCTGGATGATCCGGAGGTGCAGTCGAGTATCCGCCTGGAGCCGGGCCAGTTGATCGTGATCAACAATCGGTCTCTGCTGCATGGCCGCACCGCCTTCGTCGATGCGCCCGACGGTGGACCTAGACGACTGATGCTGCGCACCTGGATCCAGCGAACTGAACGGGCTGGGGAGGCGGCGATGTGA
- a CDS encoding universal stress protein, with translation MSQPRVIVGVDGSRAAENALLWAAGEAQRRSARLVIAYAGDAELMPLPLKYAAAHSGGPLLAASRRLVSDAGFHCEVDTICRNQPAVVLLSELGRGAELLVVGAHGMARTCCSSLGSVAYGVVAHAPCSVAVIGPWPPSETGSVNAGQRRPVTVGVTANPTCTATLEFAFAEAALRESVVKAVHSWAEADWSEAAALAMLPRTGQAVRAHHENRLASILVPLRQKYPDIAVELCVSGDPVARSLADASEGSSMLVLGCRHPGGPLGPTAARLVHVSRCPVVIVGNPPVTTGGLPTRELSVVGEHAVTTPGGATAVSRVEWCWASIVPQTPTPA, from the coding sequence ATGAGCCAGCCAAGGGTCATCGTCGGAGTCGACGGCTCCCGGGCAGCCGAGAACGCACTGCTGTGGGCAGCGGGCGAGGCCCAGCGCAGGAGCGCCCGGTTGGTGATCGCCTACGCCGGAGACGCAGAGTTGATGCCGCTGCCGCTAAAGTACGCGGCTGCGCATTCGGGCGGCCCCCTGCTGGCCGCCTCTCGAAGGCTGGTGTCCGATGCCGGTTTCCACTGCGAGGTCGACACGATCTGCCGGAACCAGCCCGCGGTTGTCCTGCTCAGCGAATTGGGGAGGGGGGCCGAACTGCTGGTCGTCGGCGCGCATGGAATGGCACGCACCTGCTGCAGCTCCCTCGGATCGGTGGCATACGGTGTGGTGGCTCACGCGCCCTGCTCGGTGGCCGTGATCGGCCCTTGGCCACCCAGCGAAACCGGTTCGGTGAATGCCGGCCAGCGTCGGCCAGTGACCGTGGGAGTCACCGCCAACCCGACGTGCACGGCGACCCTGGAGTTCGCCTTCGCGGAAGCGGCACTACGCGAGTCTGTCGTCAAGGCTGTGCACAGCTGGGCTGAGGCCGACTGGTCAGAAGCAGCTGCGCTGGCGATGCTGCCCCGGACCGGCCAGGCCGTGCGTGCTCATCATGAGAACCGGTTGGCTTCAATCCTCGTCCCGCTGCGCCAGAAGTACCCGGACATCGCGGTGGAGCTCTGCGTGTCCGGGGATCCCGTGGCCAGGAGCTTGGCCGATGCGAGTGAAGGATCGAGCATGCTGGTGCTGGGCTGCCGGCACCCCGGCGGGCCGCTCGGGCCGACGGCCGCCCGATTGGTCCATGTCAGCCGGTGCCCGGTGGTGATCGTGGGCAACCCTCCGGTGACCACCGGAGGGTTGCCCACTCGAGAACTTTCGGTTGTTGGTGAGCACGCCGTGACCACGCCGGGCGGCGCGACCGCGGTCTCCCGGGTCGAGTGGTGCTGGGCATCGATCGTCCCCCAGACCCCGACGCCTGCATGA
- a CDS encoding universal stress protein — protein MSVERRIIVGVDGSAGAQAAVHWALEEAGSRQAAVRLICAYRLMPAFYQAPGIYADYSLDGDRIRQNAAKVISDALADAAQTAPGVQVSGDTVDGSPVPALIEASEAASLLVLGSRRRSALGATILGSVSAAVAARANCPAIVLRGPSGLPEEQAEVVVGVDGTQASQALLEFAFDHASRQRTRLRAVLCWHPDLLASMLWRPEPPAPTRAEAWLAETMAGWQEKYPDVDVRSGVVREHPADGLVSESVTAQLLVVGNRGRHALAGTLLGSVSQAVLHHATCPVAVVPTQSF, from the coding sequence ATGAGTGTTGAACGTCGCATCATAGTCGGGGTCGACGGATCGGCCGGTGCCCAGGCAGCGGTGCACTGGGCTCTTGAGGAGGCCGGCAGCCGGCAAGCTGCCGTGCGGCTGATCTGCGCCTACCGGTTGATGCCCGCCTTCTACCAGGCCCCAGGCATCTACGCCGACTACTCTCTGGACGGCGACCGGATCCGCCAGAACGCGGCCAAGGTGATCTCCGATGCCCTCGCTGACGCGGCACAGACCGCTCCCGGCGTGCAGGTTTCCGGCGACACTGTGGACGGCAGCCCGGTACCGGCACTGATCGAGGCGTCCGAGGCAGCCTCCCTTCTGGTGCTCGGATCTCGACGGCGATCGGCCCTCGGCGCGACCATCCTCGGCTCGGTGAGCGCCGCGGTGGCGGCGCGGGCGAACTGTCCCGCCATCGTCCTGCGGGGCCCGTCCGGCCTGCCCGAAGAGCAGGCGGAGGTGGTGGTGGGAGTGGATGGCACCCAGGCGTCCCAGGCGCTGCTGGAGTTCGCATTCGACCACGCCAGCCGCCAGCGGACACGGCTGCGGGCCGTGCTGTGCTGGCATCCGGACCTGCTGGCCTCGATGCTGTGGCGCCCTGAACCGCCGGCGCCCACCCGCGCGGAAGCGTGGCTGGCCGAGACTATGGCTGGTTGGCAGGAGAAGTACCCGGACGTCGACGTGCGCAGCGGCGTCGTGCGCGAGCATCCCGCTGATGGGCTGGTGAGCGAATCGGTTACTGCGCAACTCCTGGTGGTAGGCAACCGCGGCCGGCACGCGCTGGCCGGCACGCTGCTCGGCTCGGTCAGCCAGGCGGTGCTGCACCACGCAACCTGCCCGGTCGCGGTGGTGCCCACCCAGTCGTTCTGA